In Heptranchias perlo isolate sHepPer1 unplaced genomic scaffold, sHepPer1.hap1 HAP1_SCAFFOLD_266, whole genome shotgun sequence, one DNA window encodes the following:
- the LOC137310620 gene encoding zinc finger protein 229-like has translation MEKPWKCGDCGKGFNYPSELETHRRRHTGERPFTCSVCGKGFAQSSGLLTHQRVHTGERPIKCSDCEMRFKCKRNLLTHQRTHTGERPFTCSVCGKGFTQSSALLTHQRVHTGERPFTCSVCGKGFTQSSNLLTHQRLHTDERPFKCSDCEKRFKSKIELLRHHRARTGERPFTCSVCGKRFALSSHFLSHQQVHTGERPFTCSVCGKGFAQSSTLLTHQRVHTGERPFPCSVCGKGFTQSSTLLTHQRVHTGERPFTCSVCGKGFTWSSTLLKHQRVHTGERPFTCSVCGKGFAQSSTLLTHQRVHTGERPFTCSVCGKRFTQSSILLKHQRVHTERPLNVLTVGRDLKSETNY, from the coding sequence atggagaaaccgtggaaatgtggggactgtgggaagggattcaattacccttcagagctggaaactcatcgacgccgtcacactggggagaggccgttcacctgctccgtgtgtgggaagggattcgctcagtcatccggcctcctgacacaccagcgagttcacactggggagagacctattaaatgttctgactgtgagatgaggtttaaatgcaaaaggaatctgctgacacaccaacgtacccacactggggagaggccgttcacctgctccgtgtgtgggaagggattcactcagtcatccgccctgctgacacaccagcgagttcacactggggagaggccattcacctgctccgtgtgtgggaagggattcactcagtcatcaaacctgctgacacaccagcgacttcacactgatgagagaccttttaaatgttctgactgtgagaagaggtttaaaagcaaaattgaactgctgagacaccatcgTGCtcgcactggggagaggccgttcacctgctccgtgtgtgggaagcgaTTCGCTCtgtcatcacactttctgtcacaccagcaagttcacactggggagaggccgttcacctgctccgtgtgtgggaagggattcgctcagtcatcgaccctgctgacacaccagcgagttcacactggggagaggccgttcccctgctcagtgtgtgggaagggattcactcagtcatcgaccctgctgacacaccagcgagttcacactggggagaggccgttcacctgctcagtgtgtgggaagggattcacttggtcatccaccctgctgaaacaccagcgagttcacactggggagaggccgttcacctgctcagtgtgtgggaagggattcgctcagtcatcgaccctgctgacacaccagcgagttcacactggggagaggccgttcacctgctcagtgtgtgggaagagattcactcagtcatcgatcctgctgaaacaccagcgcgttcacactgagagacctttaaatgttctgactgtgggaagagatttaaaatcagaaacgaactactGA